The DNA sequence TTATTGACCAGTCTTCTACATATTTAACCAAGGATTTTGCAATACCTTGACCACGATATTGTCTTTTCGTAACGAGCGAGGTTATTTGGATCTTTGCTTCGTTACTTGTGTATGTTGTATGAACCGTTATTCCAATCATCCCAACTAGAGATTTTTCCTTTTCTGCAACAAAGGTGTAGTAATTTGGATTGGATTCGATACGTTCCATTCTTACTTTCATATCATCAATTGATGCAGGGTAGCCTAAATCAGCCATTAAACTTGTGAGTTGTGCTAAATCACTAGTGTCGTATTCTCTTATTTCCATTAGAAAAACCTCCCCAAATCCCTGTGCTGTATGATTATTGTAAAAGACTCTAAGTTCATTCTGTACTCTTCTTACATTAACCGCTTGGCAGCTACTATGTTCAGCAACTGTCCACGTTTATGGAAAAAGACTTTAGAAGTTTTTCTCTAAACAGAGATGAGGCTTATCCTCAAAAATTACTTCTTTATATTTTTTGAAGCCTAATTTACTCCAAAAATCTATCCCTCTACTATTTTCTTTATGAACTGCCAAACGTAACTTTTCTTTTTGCTCCTGTCTAATAAGGTTTTCTATATGCTCATATGCTACAAGCGAATTACCTGCACCTTGATACTGTTTGTGAATGACAAACAAACTTATCCAAGGTGTATTATCTGATGAGTTATTAAGACAGTAATCTACTAAGCCTATGTAACTTTTATTCTTTTTGATTAAAAGGCGTGTGGTATTCAACTTTTTAGACTCTTCATACTCTGACTGTATATCTTCAAAATAAATTGTGTTTTTATTTTTAGACATAAGGTTATAATTTGAATTTGAATTCATAATCTCAAGCTCAATCTGCCATTTACTTATGTCATTCGTTTCAAATGTTATCATTTCAACCACCATTTCTATTATGTAAGCAATCGTTCACGTTACCTTAATACCAATTATTTCAAATGTTCAATACCTAGACAATCACAATATATGTCCCTAAAATGAAAAAGCTCTTTTCTTAAACTAGGATATAAAGATATTCAGAAGAAAAGATGCCACGAAATCTAATAACTTCTACACGATTTGAAGAGAGGGTGATCTTATTATCTATTCATTACTCTTTTATCTTTAACGCCCTCGTAGCAATAAAAGTTTTAATATACTTATCTAAAATTCTTGTTCCACCGAAATCGTCTTCATAAAAACCTGCAATGACAAATCCAGCATCTATTTGACCTTGAATTTGGTCTTCCAAAGTATGCGCATATTCTATCGTTTGATGAGAATTGAGATAATCTTGAACCTCATCCTCAGGTAAATGATTTAGAGTAGATGAGGGTATAGCATGTTTCACATCTAAGATTCCTTTTCTTTCTTGAGTGTCATCAAAAATCCATAATAGAGGATTTGTGAATCCTGTGATCAAGATTCCTCTATCCTTCAATACTCGAGATGCTTCACTCCATACAGGATGTACATTTTTTACGAATAAATTTGAAACAGGGTTGATAATCATACCAAAAGATTCATCTTCAAAATCGCTAAGATCAACCATATCTCCTTGTATTGCTTTCAACGTTAAACCTTCACGTTTAGCAACTTTTTCATCCTGTTCTAACTGTTTCTTAGATATATCGGTTACTGTTACATCTGCTCCTGCTGCAGCAAGAATAGGAGCCTGTTGCCCCCCACCAGAAGCAAGACAAAGTATCTTTAGGCCCTTTAACGAATAAGGAAACCAATTTCTCGGGACAGGTTTTTCAGTTGTCACTGTGATCTCCCATTCATCATTTCTACTTCTTTCTATCGTTTCACTGCTAACAGATTTAGTGTACCTAGAACCTTCTTGTACTTTCTTATCCCAAGCAGTGCTGTTTTGTTGTGTTGTATTCATTTTGTCATTCCTCCTGCCAAAAATATATAAAAATTCATCTATTTAACAATAACATAATATTTTGTTATTAATTTCCCTATCAAACAAATCTCCCACATAAAGCAAAAAACGCACATTGCTCTGATTTATTACAGAACTGAGCTATTTTCATGGAAGATACAATAAATTTAAATCTCGTTGCTTTTTATAAAGAAGACTGCAATTCTTGTAAAGATTAAATAGCCCGAGCCTAATCTGAAGAAAAATTCCAGTTTATTAGAAATTAATCAACGTTTCTTTCAGCTGGTTTTCGTTTCACTCCTAACTATGAATTACTATTCTCTAATAACTCCTATATAAAGACAAATTCCTCCAATTATAGTCAAAGGGTTTCGTAAGAGAAGCAAGAATGTATAAACAAAGCTTTTTGGAGGTGATCGAAAAAACCAATCCTATTCCTTTATTTATACTTAACGATTCTTTCTTTATTTTTGTTAGAACATCTACTCCTATCGCATTTTTTTCGTTACAACACTTTATGGTGTAGCTCCAATTCTTACAATCTATTAGATAAAATATATCCTTCATAACCATCTATTACTGTAATTAACCTGCATATTCTAACACATTTAAATCCACCTATTCCTATATGGTTATGGTAGATGTTTTAAAATTTTTATGCTTCTTAGGAAAGCTTCATGAGGTTTCTTGATCTTTGTTGTAGCCAAAATAACTTATAAGGTAATGGAGGTAATTTATTTGACTAAAAGGCCTTTAGAAAAAAAATTATTTATTATGATACTAAGTGCGATCATCATTATAGGAATAGGAACATCCTTGTTCAGTGCTGATCATATCGCAAATGGAGAAGTTGTCCCATTATATCAAGATGCAAATGCACCTATCCCCGATCGGGTTACTGATTTAATTTCTCGAATGACATTAGATGAAAAAATCGGACAAATGACACAAGTAGACAGAAGATACTTAAATTCTGATAACGATATCGCATCATATCATATTGGATCGTTATTAAGCGGTGGTGGATCAGCCCCAACTCCTAATACACCGGAAGCATGGGCTGACATGTATGATCAGTACCAATCAATTGCACTCTCGTCAAACCTTCAAATTCCAATTATTTATGGAATCGATGCTGTACATGGTCATAATAATGTATATGGAGCAACCATATTCCCGCACAATATTGGCTTAGGAGCTACGCGTAACCCTACATTATTAAAGCAAATTGGTGAAGCTACGGCCAAAGAAGTAGCTGGAACTGGAATTGATTGGACGTTTGCTCCATGCTTATGTGTCAATAGAAATGAACGGTGGGGCAGAACCTATGAAAGCTATGGTGAAGATCCAGAGATTGCTAGTTCATACTCTACGATAATTGAGGGATTACAGGGTACAAGCTTAAATGACCCTTCCTCTATTTTGGCAAATGCTAAGCACTGGGTAGGTGACGGAGGTACATTAGGAGGCGACGATCAAGGTGATACTATCATTTCTGAACAAGAATTGAGAGACATTCATATAGCACCATTTATAGACGCTATTGAAAAAGGTGTCGGTTCAGTTATGATTTCTTATAGTAGCTGGAATGGAGAAAAATTACATGGACATAAGTATCTCATTACAGATGTCTTAAAAGGAGAACTAGGATTTACAGGATTTGTTGTTTCAGACTGGGCTGCCATTGATCAATTGCCTGGCGATTATGCTAGTGATGTCCAAACTTCTATAAATGCAGGTATAGATATGGTAATGGTTCCTGATGACTATAGAACATTTATTAATACATTACGTACAGAGGTAAACGAAGGTCGCGTATCAATTTCACGAATCGATGACGCAGTAGAACGAATTTTAACGAAAAAATTTGAACTCGGCTTATTTGAACAACCTTTTACTGATAGAACCTTCACATCAACTATAGGATCGCAAGAGCATAGAAATATTGCTCGAGATGCTGTAAGACAATCTCAAGTGCTCCTTAAAAATGATAATAGTATTCTCCCATTATCAAAAGATTTAAATAAGATATTTGTCGCAGGGAAAAATGCTGATAATATTGGGAATCAATCTGGTGGTTGGACGATTAGTTGGCAAGGTAGTAGTGGAGATATTACACCTGGAACAACTATATTAGAAGGTATTCAAAGCACAGTTTCTCAGAATACTGAAGTTACGTATAATGAGAGGGCTATCGGATTAGACTCTAGTTATGATGTAGCTGTAGTTGTGATTGGGGAAACACCATATGCAGAAGGTAATGGAGACCGACCAACAAATTTAGGACTTGATAGAACAGATATTGCAACTCTTCAAAAAATCAAGAGATCTGGAGTCCCTACCGTTGTTATTTTAGTTTCTGGAAGACCGATGATCGTCACTGATCAGCTAGAAAATTGGGATGCATTTATTGCAGCATGGCTTCCTGGAACAGAGGGTCAAGGCGTGTCAGATGTTCTCTTTGGAGATTACAACTTTACTGGTACACTGCCACTAA is a window from the Bacillus sp. SM2101 genome containing:
- a CDS encoding GNAT family N-acetyltransferase; translation: MEIREYDTSDLAQLTSLMADLGYPASIDDMKVRMERIESNPNYYTFVAEKEKSLVGMIGITVHTTYTSNEAKIQITSLVTKRQYRGQGIAKSLVKYVEDWSIKRGSNFIYLLSGKSEKRVKAHELYKFLGYEITGYRFVKHL
- a CDS encoding GNAT family N-acetyltransferase, which gives rise to MVVEMITFETNDISKWQIELEIMNSNSNYNLMSKNKNTIYFEDIQSEYEESKKLNTTRLLIKKNKSYIGLVDYCLNNSSDNTPWISLFVIHKQYQGAGNSLVAYEHIENLIRQEQKEKLRLAVHKENSRGIDFWSKLGFKKYKEVIFEDKPHLCLEKNF
- a CDS encoding class I SAM-dependent methyltransferase yields the protein MNTTQQNSTAWDKKVQEGSRYTKSVSSETIERSRNDEWEITVTTEKPVPRNWFPYSLKGLKILCLASGGGQQAPILAAAGADVTVTDISKKQLEQDEKVAKREGLTLKAIQGDMVDLSDFEDESFGMIINPVSNLFVKNVHPVWSEASRVLKDRGILITGFTNPLLWIFDDTQERKGILDVKHAIPSSTLNHLPEDEVQDYLNSHQTIEYAHTLEDQIQGQIDAGFVIAGFYEDDFGGTRILDKYIKTFIATRALKIKE
- a CDS encoding glycoside hydrolase family 3 N-terminal domain-containing protein; amino-acid sequence: MTKRPLEKKLFIMILSAIIIIGIGTSLFSADHIANGEVVPLYQDANAPIPDRVTDLISRMTLDEKIGQMTQVDRRYLNSDNDIASYHIGSLLSGGGSAPTPNTPEAWADMYDQYQSIALSSNLQIPIIYGIDAVHGHNNVYGATIFPHNIGLGATRNPTLLKQIGEATAKEVAGTGIDWTFAPCLCVNRNERWGRTYESYGEDPEIASSYSTIIEGLQGTSLNDPSSILANAKHWVGDGGTLGGDDQGDTIISEQELRDIHIAPFIDAIEKGVGSVMISYSSWNGEKLHGHKYLITDVLKGELGFTGFVVSDWAAIDQLPGDYASDVQTSINAGIDMVMVPDDYRTFINTLRTEVNEGRVSISRIDDAVERILTKKFELGLFEQPFTDRTFTSTIGSQEHRNIARDAVRQSQVLLKNDNSILPLSKDLNKIFVAGKNADNIGNQSGGWTISWQGSSGDITPGTTILEGIQSTVSQNTEVTYNERAIGLDSSYDVAVVVIGETPYAEGNGDRPTNLGLDRTDIATLQKIKRSGVPTVVILVSGRPMIVTDQLENWDAFIAAWLPGTEGQGVSDVLFGDYNFTGTLPLSWPRTEDQIPINVGDTPYDPLFPYGFGLTYP